DNA sequence from the Pseudoduganella plicata genome:
ATGCCCGCATCGCGCTTCGGATTGCCCTGCAACAGCGAGATCAGGCGCTCGTACGCGCTGGTGGCGCCGCTCCAGTTCTTGTAGACGCCGATCACGCCCTGCACCGGCGCCAGCGCGCGGCCAACGAGGATCGATGCGGCAATCATCATGCCGCCGGAAATTTTATTCTCAAGCACCAGCAGCGCGCCGAAACCCAGCGTCAGCGACTGCAGCGAGACCTGGACGAACTTGGTGGCGGCCGCGATGCGTCCCGCCTTTTCGCTGGCGACGGCCTGCAATTGCAGGAACTTGGCATGCAGCTTGAACCAGCGGCCCATCAGGTTCGGCAGCATCCCCATCGATTCGATGATTTCCGCGTTGCGCAGATTGTTGTTGGCAGCGGCAACCGACTGGATGGCCATCGTGTTGGCCTCTTTCAGCGGCGCGCTGGTCACGCGTTCGTTCAGCACGGCCAGGCCGATCAGGATCAAGGTACCGCCCAGTGCGAACAAGCCAAGGGTCGGCTCGAACGCGAAGATCACCAGCAGGTAGATGGGGAACCACGGCGCGTCGAAGAAGGCGAACAGCGCATTGCCCGTGAGGAACTGGCGGATCGTCGTCAGATCCTGCAGCGCCTGGCCGGCGTTGTTGGCGCCCGACTTCAGGTTGTGCTCGAACGCCGCCGTGTAGACACGCTTGTTCAGCTCCATGTCGAACTTGGCGCCGACGCGGATCAGCATGAAGCTGCGGATCAGCTCCAGGCCGGCCATCAGCGCGTACGCGCCCAGCATCATCAGGGTGAGCATCAACAGCGTGATCTCGTTGCGGCTGCCAAGCACGCGATCGTACACCTGCAACATGTAGATCGACGGTACCAGCATCAGCATATTGGTGATGGCGGAGAACGTGCCGATGGTGATGAAGGTGCGCTTGAAGCCCAGCAGTGTCTGCTGGATTTCGTTCTTCGCTTTTAAAAAATTGTTTTTCATGTATTTGCTCTGCTCAAGAACCCGCTGGGCGCACGCACGGACGCACTTCGCGCGCGGGAATGCATATTATGGCGCAAAACCGCGTAAATTTG
Encoded proteins:
- a CDS encoding type I secretion system permease/ATPase, with the protein product MKNNFLKAKNEIQQTLLGFKRTFITIGTFSAITNMLMLVPSIYMLQVYDRVLGSRNEITLLMLTLMMLGAYALMAGLELIRSFMLIRVGAKFDMELNKRVYTAAFEHNLKSGANNAGQALQDLTTIRQFLTGNALFAFFDAPWFPIYLLVIFAFEPTLGLFALGGTLILIGLAVLNERVTSAPLKEANTMAIQSVAAANNNLRNAEIIESMGMLPNLMGRWFKLHAKFLQLQAVASEKAGRIAAATKFVQVSLQSLTLGFGALLVLENKISGGMMIAASILVGRALAPVQGVIGVYKNWSGATSAYERLISLLQGNPKRDAGMPLPKPVGALAVEGVTAAPPGSQVPLLRNVNFALQPGDVLGVIGPSGTGKSTLARLMIGVWPAMAGKVRLDGADIHQWNKGELGPYLGYLPQDIELFAGTVSENIARFGTVDPEQVVAAAMRAQVHEMILHLPKGYDTMLGEGGAGLSGGQKQRLGLARAMYGDPSLIVLDEPNSNLDDAGELALVRAVADLRKRGKTVVLITHRSNIISATNKLLVLRDGTVALFGPSDQVLNALKEGAQKALAQQQAAQQAQVQAAQAQQAAAQAVQAQAAPAAGNVPATETTTEQGK